The Comamonas piscis region CGATCTGAAGCTGGCCTGCGAAAAGCACAGCGCCAACCTGGCCTGCATCATGATCACCTACCCCAGCACGCACGGCGTGTTTGAGACCCAGGTGAAGGAGCTGTGCCAGCTGGTGCACAGCCATGGCGGCCGCGTCTATGTGGACGGCGCCAACATGAACGCCCAGGTCGGCCTGGCCGCACCGGGCGAGTTCGGCGGCGATGTCAGCCACCTGAACCTGCACAAGACCTTCTGCATCCCCCACGGCGGTGGCGGCCCGGGTGTCGGCCCCGTCTGCGTGGTCGAAGACCTGGTGCCCTTCCTGCCCGGCCATGCTACCGCTGGCGTGCCCGGCAAGGTGGGCGCCGTCAGCGCCGCGCCGCTGGGCAATGCCGCCGTGCTGCCGATCAGCTGGATGTACATCCGCATGATGGGCGAGCCCGGCCTCAAGCGCGCCACCGAGACCGCGATCCTGAACGCCAACTACATCAGCAAGCGCCTCGAAAAACACTTCCCGACCCTGTACGCCGGCGAGCATGGCCATGTCGCGCACGAATGCATTCTGGACCTGCGCCACTTCAAGGACAGCTGCGGCGTGATGGCCGAAGATGTCGCCAAGCGCCTGATCGACTACGGCTTCCATGCGCCGACCTTGTCCTTCCCGGTGCCCAACACCTTGATGGTCGAGCCCACCGAGAGCGAGAGCCTGTACGAGCTGGACCGCTTTATCGCGGCGATGGTCGCCATCCGTGGCGAGATCGCCGAGATTGAAGCGGGCCGTGCTGCGCAGGATGACAACCTGCTGAAGAACGCCCCCCACACCGCCGAGACCCTGCTGGCCAGCGAATGGAGCCATGGCTACAGCCGCGAAGCCGCCGCCTATCCCGTGCCAGCGCTGCGCCGCGCCAAGTACTGGAGCCCCGTGGGCCGGGTCGACAATGTCTATGGCGACCGCAACCTGTTTTGCAGCTGCGTGCCGCTGGAGAGCTATGGCAATGCGTCTTAAGTTCTAAGATAGACGCGGGCATCTTTCCAAAGCGACCCCAGCGGGTCGCTTTTTTCCGCCCTTTCACCACCAAGAACGAACAACAACAGGCTTGGGTTCTATCCCGACGCTGGAGACTTACGCGCATGGACACCCTCCTCATCATCGCCATAGGCGCCGCCCTGGCCGGCTTTGTGCAAGGTCTCTCGGGCTTTGGCTACAGCATGACGGCGATGGCGCTCTGGGCATGGACCTTGGAGCCTTCGCTGGCCGCAGTGCTGGCGGTGTTTGGGGGTTTGTGTGGGCAGATCATCCAGGCCTTGAAGGTGCGGCGCGGCTTTGACTGGCGCATGCTCTGGCCCTTCTTGCTGGGCGGGCTCTGCGGCCTGCCACTGGGCCTGCGGCTGCTGCCGATGCTCGATGCCCAGCTGTTCAAGACCGTTTTGGGCGCGCTGCTGGTCATCTTCTGCCCGCTGATGGCCTTCTCCCACCGCTTGGGTGGCTTGGCCTCGGGGCCATTGAGTGAAGGACCCGGGCGCTCGCTGGCCAATGGCTTGGCAGGGCTGGTCGGTGGCGCCATGGCCGCGCTGGGCGGCTTCTCGGGCGTGGTGCCCACGCTGTGGTGCCAGATCACCGGCATGGCGCGCGACACCCAGCGCCAGGTGATCCAGAACTTCAACCTGACGATGCTGGCCGTCACCTTCGCAAGCTATGTGGCCACCGGTCTTGTCAGCCAGCGCATGCTGCCGCAGCTGGCAGTGGCGCTGCCAGCAATGCTGCTGCCTTCGCTGTGGGGCGCCAAGCTCTATGAGCGCATCAGCGACATCGCCTTCAAGCGCGTAGTGCTGGGCCTGCTGACCCTCGCCGGCTTGGCCATGTTGGCGTCCAACTGGGCTTGAGCTGTTGTTCGCAACCGACAGCTAGCCAGCAAGCCTTCCGCATTGCTCAGGAGGCGCGACAGGCCGCTCGTATAACAATTGTCAGAACAGCGCCGTGAGCGGCAAAAAACCAAAAACACATAGGATAATCCTATCGGCTCTTGTCAGCCCAGGCTGCCCAGCCCGCCGCGCATCCGGCCATGCGCCAGCACTGAGCCCCCGCCCATGCCTTCACGTCGCCCCCTGACCCTTTTGACCGCGCCAGCCATGCCGTCCAATGGCCATGCCTTGGACGGCGCTGCCGTGGGCGCGCGCAGCCTGAGCACCTACCTGGTGCTGCTGATGCTGGCCGCTGCGCTGCCGATTCTGGCTGCCGGCATCTACACGGTGCAGCATGTCGCGCAGTCGTACCGGGACAGCAGCCTCAACCGCATGCTGGACATCACCAGTAATCTGGGCCAGGCGGCAGAGGCCGATCTGCTCAGCCGGGCGACCATGCTGCAGGCCTTTGGTGCCGAGGGCAATCTCCGCAACCCCGAGGCGCTGGACAAATGGCTGCACCTGACCGGCATGGGTGCGCACAGCAGCCTGGTGGTGATGACCCCGGGCCAGGCGCAGCCAGACACGGCGTCTTCCCATGCGTCCACTTCGCTGGCCATCCCCCAGGCATTGGCCGTGGAGGCACTGCAGGGCGGAGAACCCCGCTTCTCCCAGCTCTTTTTTCAGAATGGCACCCCCGTCATCGCGATGGCGGTACGCCCACGCCCCACATCCCGGCAAGTGCTGGTGCTGACCAGCCCGCCTGCCGACATGGTGAGCACGGCGCCGAGCCAAACCAGCGATGGGGTGCTGATCGCCATCACCGATGGCCAGGGCCAGATTCTGGCCCGCTCTGCCCATGCTGAGCGCTTTATCGGCACCACGGTGCCGGACTGGGAACGGCTGCAGGCGGTGGGCGCGCACCGGGGCAGCTTTGAAGCCCAGCGGGCCGATGGCGGCCAGGTGGTTTTCAGCTTTTACCAGCTGCCCAAAACACCCGGCTGGGTGGTGGTGGCCGGCGAACCCCTTGAGGCTTTCAACGCGCGCTGGCAAAGGCCGGTGATCGACATCGTACTGGCCAGCCTGTTGGCGCTGGCCATCGCCGGCCTGCTCTGCGCCTGGGTGTCGCGCCAGCTCTTGCGGCCTATTCGGCAGCTGACGATCTGCTCGCGCACCGGAGCTTCCTACGCCAGTAGCAACGACGACGGCCCTGTCGTCAAGGTGAGGGAGTTTGAAATGCTGCGCCAGAGCCTGGCCCAGTCGCGTGCGCAGCTGGAGTCGACCCTGGCCGCGCAGCAGCAGGTGGCCGCCGCCTTGGCCGCCAGCGAGCAACGCGCCCGCACCTTGGCGCATGCTGGCACCTCCGTGCAATGGAGTTTGGATGCCAGGGGCCGGGCGCTGTCCATCGTGGGCTGGCAGGCGCTGGGCGGCGTGCCCGATGCCCAGGCGCTGCAACTCGGTTGGCTGCGCCATATCCACCCCGACGATGCCGCGCAACTACAAAGCCAGACCGAGCCCTGCTTGCGCGACCCCAACCACAGTTTGGATGTGGAGCTGCGCTTGCGCACCGAGGACGGCGCCTGGCGCTGGATGCGGGCCCGGGGCGCCGCCATTCTGGATGCGCAGCAGCGGGTGAGCGAATGGCTGGGCGTGCTCGAAGACGTCGATGACCGCAAGCGCGCCCAGGCCGAGGTGGCCTACTTGGCGCTGCACGATCCTTTGACCGGCCTGCCCAACCGCAGCCTGCTGCAAAAGCCGATCTGCACGCCCGATGGCACCACCGGCGCCTTGCTGTACCTGGATCTGGACCGTTTCAAACAGGTCAACGACACCCACGGCCATGCCACCGGCGATGCTTTGCTCTGCGCCGTGGCCCAGCGCCTGCGCGAGCTGCTGCGCGACAGCGACCTGGTGGTACGCATGGGCGGCGACGAATTCTGCATTGTCCAAAAGGCCTCGTCGGCCCAGGCCGCTGCCAGCCTGGCGCAGCGCGTGATCGACCGCTTGAGCGCCGACTACGAGATTGACGGCCACCGGGTCCGCATTGGCGTGTCCGTCGGCATCAGCCTGCTGACCCAGCCCTCGGGCACCGAAGGCCCCGACAGCCTGCTGCGCAAGGCTGACATGGCGCTCTACCAAGCCAAGCAGCAGGGCCGGGGGCGCTACGCCTTCTACACCGAGGCGCTGGCCGGCGGCAGCCCATAAGGCAGAGGGCTTCTGCCCCACTGAAAGAAAAAGCCAGCGCTATGGCTGGCTTCCTGTCTATCACTGTACGGCGGGCATCAGCAGCCCGCGCCCGCGACTAGCGTCCGCGAATATAGGTGTTTACCGCGCGGTTGTGCTCGTCCAGGCTTTGGCTGAAATGGCTGCTGCCATCGCCCTTGGCGACAAAGTACAGCGCCTTGGTGGTTTCCGGCTGGATGGCGGCCATCAGCGAGGCCTTGCCTGGCATCGCAATGGGGGTGGGCGGCAGGCCGGCGCGGGTGTAGGTATTCCAGGGGGTATCGGTCTGCAGATCGCGCTTGCGCAGATTGCCATCAAACTTGTCGCCCAGGCCATAAATCACGGTTGGGTCGGTCTGCAGCAGCATGCCGATGCGCAGGCGGTTGATGAACACGCCCGCCACCATGGCCCGGTCCTCTGCCCGGCCGGTTTCCTTCTCGACAATGCTGGCGAGGGTCAGCAAATCCTGCGGGGTTTTGAGCGGGCTGTTCGCGGCATTGAGCGACCAGACGGCTTCAAGCCGCTTGTCCATCGCCAGCATCGCGCGGCGCATCAGAGCCAGATCGCTGCTGCCCTTGGCAAATGCATAGGTGTCGGGGAAAAACCGGCCCTCGGCGGCCACCTCAGGCCGGCCCAGCGCGGCCATGATTTCTTCGGGCGTCATCGCGGCCGTGTCGTGGCGCAGATGCTCTTCCTTGGCCAGGGCCGCGCGCATCTGGCGCAGGTTCCAGCCCTCGACAATGGTCAGCACGCGCTGGCTGTCTTCGCCGCGCACCAGGCGCGCGAGCAGGCTGCGTGGCGACGTGCCTGCAGGTATCTCGTAGTTGCCCGCACGGATCTTGCGATCCTGGCCCGAAAGCCGGAACCACCAGTACAGCAGATCCGGGTTCACCTCGATACCCACAGCCTTCACCGACTGTGCCACCGCACGCGGCGAGGTGCCGGGTTCTATCTCCAGCTCCACGGTGGGGCCGCCCTTGGCCAGCGCCAACGGCTGGTTCAACCAGACATAGCCAGCCCCGGCTGCCGCCAGCAAAACCACGACGATCAATTTCAATAAACGCTTCACAACCCTACCGCCTCAGTGCAATGGATCGAGCATCATAATTCACCCCATGACTCAAGCCATTCAGGGACACCTTTCGCTCCAGCATTTGGGCGTCATCCGCGCCGAAGGCGACGACGCCGCCAGCTTCTTGCAAGGCCAGCTCAGCCATGACGTGCAGCTGCTGCCGGTGGGCCAGGCAAGGCTAGCGGCATTTCTGTCCGCCAAGGGCCGCATGCAGGCCAGCTTTGTCGTTATCAAGCGCAGCGCCGGCGAGTTTTGGTTGATCACCAGCCGCGATGTGCTGCCGGCCACGCTCAAGCGCTTGTCGATGTTTGTGATGCGCGCCAAGTGCAAGCTGAGCGATGCGACCGACGCCGTGCAACTGCTGGGCCTCGCTGGCGATGCTGTGCCCGCCGAGGCCCGCAGCCTGGCGCCCTGGCAGGTGCTGGCGCTGGGCGATGCCTCGGTGGTGCGCCTCTATGCCGCCGAGGGTGAGAGCCGCGCCTTGCTCGCTGCTCCCGCTGCCAGCGCCCTGCCCGCGCAGATCAGCGCCAGCCCTGCCATTGCGCCAGAGGCCTGGCACCTGTCTGCTGTGCAAGCAGGGGTGGCGCTGATCACCACGCCCGTCGTGGATGCCTTTGTGCCGCAGATGCTGAACTTTGAATCGGTCGATGGCGTGAGCTTTAAAAAAGGCTGCTACCCCGGCCAGGAAGTGGTGGCACGCAGCCAGTTTCGGGGCACGCTCAAGCGCCGCATGTACCGGCTGAGCGCGGCAGAGCAGCCGCAGGTGGGGCAAGAAGTGTTTGCCGCCAGCGATGACAGCCAGCCGGTGGGCACCGTGGTGCAGGCGGCGGCCAGCGCATCCGGCTTTGAAGCGCTGGTGTCCATGCAGATTGCCGCTGCCAGCGAGCCGCTGCACCTGGGCAGCAGCACGGGCGCGGCCTTGCAGATCCTGGCCCTGCCTTACGCGCTGAAAGAAGATATTTGATGCAGACGTAACTATCTGCTTCATCACAAATACGACAATTTCTCAAGCAAAAATTCCGCTGCAGCAGCCGTTACAGAATTTTTATGGCATTTGCGCGGTAATTTGCTAAAATTGCATGACTTTGCGAGCAGGAGTCGCCAAAACGGCAGCTGCAAGCAATCAGCTACAACTACTCAAGCGCATCTTGACCATCACACTTGCCGGGTCTGGGAAACCAGACCCGGCTTTTTATTTGCCAACTGCATATGGCCATCAGGATCAGAATCAGCGCAGGTTCTTGCACATGGAAATGTGGGCAATTCCAGCTTCTTCATAAGGCTCGCCCACGACGCTAAAACCAGCGCGCAGGTAAAAGTTCTCTGCCGTGCGCTGGGCATGCAGCTCCACCTGGCGTTTGCCTTGGCGCGCAGCGGCATCCACCAGCGCATCGAGCACCTGGCGGCCCAGGCTGCTGCCTCGCAGTGGCTTGGCAACCGCCATGCGGCCAATGCGCATCACATCGGCACGGTTTTCTTCCTGCGCGCTGGGCAGCATGCGGCCGGTGGCCACGCACATGCCCAGGCCATTGAGCGCCACCGCATGCAGCGAGCTGACATCAAAAGCATCGGCCTCGATCTCAGCTGGAATGCCCTGCTCGCGCACAAAGACCTGCATGCGCAGGCGCATCGCCTCCTGGCCCAGCACATTCCAGCTGCCGGTTGTCACCTCCACCATGTCTTTGCCCGCTTCAAAGCGCTGCACCATGCTGCGGTAGGCCTCGGGCAGTGGCTGGGGCTGCTGCGCCTTGTCGGCAAACACATACACCATCGTGGCGGTGGCCAGCAAGCTGCCCGCGCAGTAGATGGCCGCTTCGTACTGCACCGAGGTATTGCCCAGCTTGGCCACGCGCAGACCAATATCGATCACATCATCGAGCCGTGCCGAGGCATGGAACTCCAGCTGCGTGGCCCGCAGAAACAGCTCGCCGCCCAGGCGCTGCATGCCCTCTTCATAAGGCACGGCCAGTTGGCGCCAGTACTCGGACATCGCAATGTCCACATAGCTCAGATAGTGGGCGTTGAAGACCACCTTCTGCAGGTCCACCTCGGACCAGCGCACGCGCTGGCGGCTGCGGCAGCGGAAATCGGCCAGGCTTTGGGCGGGGGTGTCAAACAGGATCTGGGAGGTGCTCATGGTGTTGTCGGTATTCTCAAAATTGGCAATCAATAGGCGGACTGGTTGCAGCGCCGTCCTCAGTCAAAGGCCGCCCGCAGCGCCTGGGCCATCTGCGCATGGCAGGCCCGTGCTTCCTTCAGCGCGCGGCCCATCTTCACAAACTCATGGGCCACGCCAGCATAGGTGTGCAGTTCAACATCGACGCCGGCAGCGCGCAGTCGGTCGGCATACATCACGCCCTCGTCCACCAGCGAATCGCATTGCGCCAGGTGGATGCTGGCAGGGGCGAGGCCCTGCAGATCCGGCGCCAGCAGCGGCGCAAAACGCCAGTCTTCGCGGTCAGCCAACGAACGCAGGTAGTTGCTGAACATCCAGCTGATCATCGTTTTGGTCAGAATCGGGCCCTGGCTGTAGCGCGCATGCGAGGGTGTGTCCTGGTGCGCCGCGCAGCCAGGGTAGATCAGCAACTGCAAGGCCAGGTCGATACCGGCATCGCGCGCCAGGATGGCGTTAACCGCTGCCAGGGTGCCGCCTGCGCTGTCGCCGCCCACAGCTATACGGCGGGTATCTGCGCCCAGCGCCATGCCCTCGGCCACCAGCCACTGCAAGGCATCCCAGGCATCGTTGCTGGCGGTCGGAAAGCGGTGCTCGGGCGCCAGGCGGTAGTCTACGGAGACGACCATGCAGCCTGCTTGATGCGCCAGCTCGCGGCACAGAATGTCATGCGTATCCACACTGCCGATGGTGAAACCGCCACCATGGGTGAACAGCAGCACCGGCTGCAAGGGGTCCCAGCTGCTGGCATACAGCCGCGCGGGTATCTGAAAACCATCGCGCGCAGGAATATGGAAATCCTCCACGCGCTCCAGCGTGGGTTTGGCAATCTCCAGCACCCCCGCGCCAATGCCATAGGCTTGGCGCGCCTGCTCTACCGACATCTCCCACATGGGGGTGTGCTGGGCGCGGGCCATGCGTTCGACCACGCTGCGCATCGTCGGGGTCAGCTCTGCGATCACATCGGCAGGCATGCTGAGTTCGGCGGGGAGATGGACTTTGGAGCGGGCTGGGGCGTCAGACATACATCGTTGCCCCGCAGGCATGCAGGGGCGCAGTTCAGGGAAAGGGCCGGCTGATTATCAGCCATTGCCGATTCACAACGGGGCGCGTCGGTCACCCATGTAAAAAGGCCCTGCCGATTTGGCAGAGCCCTCGTCAATGCCCGCTGCAGGCTGGTTACTCGAAGCGCAGCTCCACCGGCTCTGCACCTGGCAGCCCCTTGTAGTCCACCCGGATCTGCTGGCCGGGCTGCGGCGGCATCAGCGCCGAATACGAGCCCAGGCTGATCCAGTCCCCCACCTTGAGCCGCTGCCCTTCGGCCTGCAGCGCCTGCGCCAGCCAGACCACGGCAAGGAGGGGCTGGCCCATCAGATCACCGCCGCGCCCACCGCCCAGCCGCGCCCCGCTCTGGTCGGTGATATCCACTTGCATGCTCTGCAGCGCATTCAACAGCGCATAGCGCTCGGCGCGGAACTGCGGCACCCGCATGGCATTGCCCATCACGCCCATGCGGGCGCCCACATTCATGGCCTCAACGGCCGCGCCATCGAGCTGCGCGGGGTTCTCGACCACCAGGTCGGGCAGCTCGACAAAGGGGACGATACGGTCAATGTTGTTGAGCACCTGCAGCGGCGTGGTGGCGCGGTTGATGGCGCTGCTGGAGACGCGCACCAGCATGTCCGCCTCAAACATCGGCCGCGCGCCAAAGGCCGCTGGCACGCTGCTGCGGTTGGGCAAGAGCGCGCCTTCGTACAGCACGCCCCAGACCGGCTTGTCGGTTTGAAAACGCTTTTGCATGGCCGTGCTGGTGAGCCCGGCTTTGTAGCCGATAGGCTTTTTGCCTTGGGCCACCCAGGCAGCATTGAGCTTGTTGCGGCTGCATTTGCCATCGGCCTCGGTCATCGCAGCGGCTGCGGGCACCGGCTGCTTGGCCTCATAGGCCTGCAGCCACTGCGCCACCTGGGCATCATCGAGGCAAGCGGCCTGGGCTATGCCACTGGATGCAGCCAACCCGGCCGCCAGCCAAAGCGGGGAGAGTCGAAAACGCAAAACGGGGTGCATCATCCAAAGTCTCCTGTTCCAAAAACCTGTGCTGAATGCGGCTTAGCACGCCGCTCCCGGCACTAACATACCACCCGCCTCGCCGGGCTTGATTAGGGAAAGCGCGCAGCATGCAGGCAGCAGCGCCAAATAGCCGCCCGAACCTTGATGCCGGTCATGCCCGCCATAGCCAACAAGCCACAGGCGCTATAGTATTTGCATGACCACCCGGCGACAGGAGACCCCAGATGCGCAGTGTTTATGAGCCCGCCAACGCCGTCCAGGCCCATGTTCTGCAAGATGTGCTGCGCCAGCATGGCATCACCAGTTTTGTCAGTGGCGAGCATCTGCAAGGCGCCATTGGTGAGCTGCCCGCCGGCACCTTGCTGCGTTTGCTGGTGGATGATGCCGACTGGTCCGCCGCGCGCCGCGCGCTGGAGGACTGGGAGCGCGCACCGCTGATGGACGATGACGAGCTGGCCAGCGCCGACCCCAGCCTGGCCGCGCAGCCGCCGGCCGAGCCCGCGCATGATTCGCGCTTTGACCTGGCCTGCAACCCGCGTGAGGGCACGGCATCCTCACAAGACCGCCACCGCTCTGCACGGCGCTGGTACCCCTGCTGGTGGGCAGCCGCCGCCGCGCTGCTGGCCCTGTGCCTGAACTATGTGCTGAGCACACCCGCACAGCCTGATACGCCCGATGGCAGCGGCGCTTCGGACCCAGCGCAAAGGGAAGCAGGCGGCAACGCCCAGCAGCGCCCGGCACCGTCGATCCCAAACTGAGGCTGCGGTAGCGGCTGAGCAAGCGGACCGTTTCGTGCATCTCTTACAGCAGCGCGCTGCACCAAAGTATCAAAAATCGATACCTCATCGGTCCATAAAACGCGCTGGCATGGATTTATGCGCGACGCTCAGCCGCTGCTGCAGACAATCGCGTCGTTGCAAATCGCAGCAACCCAGCCCGGGTTTGGCCAACAAATGGCCAAGACCGAGGCGCACCGATGCGATGATGACGCCCAGGAGAAATTGAGACCATGAACGAGCCGCTTTCCACGCCACTGCCATCCGAGCTGCGTGACCTGTCTACCCTGCCCCAACTCTTTGCCTACCGCTGCACCAGCTCGCCAGCGCGCGAGGCCTACCGCTGGTTTGACGCGGGCAGCAACGCCTGGCAGTCCTTTAGCTGGGGAGATATGCAAGCCAAGGTGGCGCTTTGGGGCCAGGCGCTGCAGGGCCTGCAACTGGTGCGCGGCGCACGCATCGCCACCTTGCTGACGAACAGCGTCCACGCCATCTGCATTGACCAGGCCGGCATGGCCCAGGCCTGTGCCACCGTGCCCTTGCATGCCAATGACAACCCCGGCAATATCGCCTTTATCCTGGCCGATGCCGGTGCCTCGCTGCTGCTGATCAACCGGCTGGAGACCTGGCAACAGATCGCGGCAACCGGCACGCCGCTGCCGGCGCTGCGCTGTGTGGTGATTGATGACCCGCAGCAAGCGGCCATCTCGGTACCGACTGACAACGAAGGCTTACCACGCCTGGTCAGGCTGCAGGACTGGCTGGCCGAAGCCCAAGCCAGCGCCGCCCCAGCACCGTCCAGCCAGGGGCCAGAGGCCCAGGACATGGCCGCCATCGTCTACACCAGCGGCACGACTGGCAAGCCCAAGGGCGTGATGCTGAGCCACCAGAATGTGCTGAGCGACGTGAAGGCGGTGCTTGGCCGCGTCGTGCCTACCCAAGACGATGTGTTTCTGTCTTTCTTGCCGGTGTCGCACACCTTTGAGCGCAGCTGTGGCTACTACCTGCCGATGGCGGTGGCCAGCACGGTGGTTTATGCCCGCTCGGTCGCCTTGCTGGCCGAGGACATGCTGAGCATCCGCCCCACCATCCTGGTGTCGGTGCCACGCATCTATGAGCGCATCTACGCCAAAGTCCAAGAGAAGCTGGCCAAATCGGCCTTCAAGCGCGCGCTGTTTGCCGCCGCTGTCTCCAAAGGCTGGGCCCGCCATTGCGAAGCCCATGGCCTCGTCAACACCGATGCGCCCCAAGGCGGCTGGGCGCG contains the following coding sequences:
- a CDS encoding alpha/beta hydrolase; the protein is MRSVVERMARAQHTPMWEMSVEQARQAYGIGAGVLEIAKPTLERVEDFHIPARDGFQIPARLYASSWDPLQPVLLFTHGGGFTIGSVDTHDILCRELAHQAGCMVVSVDYRLAPEHRFPTASNDAWDALQWLVAEGMALGADTRRIAVGGDSAGGTLAAVNAILARDAGIDLALQLLIYPGCAAHQDTPSHARYSQGPILTKTMISWMFSNYLRSLADREDWRFAPLLAPDLQGLAPASIHLAQCDSLVDEGVMYADRLRAAGVDVELHTYAGVAHEFVKMGRALKEARACHAQMAQALRAAFD
- a CDS encoding YgfZ/GcvT domain-containing protein, which translates into the protein MTQAIQGHLSLQHLGVIRAEGDDAASFLQGQLSHDVQLLPVGQARLAAFLSAKGRMQASFVVIKRSAGEFWLITSRDVLPATLKRLSMFVMRAKCKLSDATDAVQLLGLAGDAVPAEARSLAPWQVLALGDASVVRLYAAEGESRALLAAPAASALPAQISASPAIAPEAWHLSAVQAGVALITTPVVDAFVPQMLNFESVDGVSFKKGCYPGQEVVARSQFRGTLKRRMYRLSAAEQPQVGQEVFAASDDSQPVGTVVQAAASASGFEALVSMQIAAASEPLHLGSSTGAALQILALPYALKEDI
- the mltG gene encoding endolytic transglycosylase MltG, producing the protein MKRLLKLIVVVLLAAAGAGYVWLNQPLALAKGGPTVELEIEPGTSPRAVAQSVKAVGIEVNPDLLYWWFRLSGQDRKIRAGNYEIPAGTSPRSLLARLVRGEDSQRVLTIVEGWNLRQMRAALAKEEHLRHDTAAMTPEEIMAALGRPEVAAEGRFFPDTYAFAKGSSDLALMRRAMLAMDKRLEAVWSLNAANSPLKTPQDLLTLASIVEKETGRAEDRAMVAGVFINRLRIGMLLQTDPTVIYGLGDKFDGNLRKRDLQTDTPWNTYTRAGLPPTPIAMPGKASLMAAIQPETTKALYFVAKGDGSSHFSQSLDEHNRAVNTYIRGR
- a CDS encoding DUF2007 domain-containing protein gives rise to the protein MRSVYEPANAVQAHVLQDVLRQHGITSFVSGEHLQGAIGELPAGTLLRLLVDDADWSAARRALEDWERAPLMDDDELASADPSLAAQPPAEPAHDSRFDLACNPREGTASSQDRHRSARRWYPCWWAAAAALLALCLNYVLSTPAQPDTPDGSGASDPAQREAGGNAQQRPAPSIPN
- a CDS encoding AMP-dependent synthetase/ligase — encoded protein: MNEPLSTPLPSELRDLSTLPQLFAYRCTSSPAREAYRWFDAGSNAWQSFSWGDMQAKVALWGQALQGLQLVRGARIATLLTNSVHAICIDQAGMAQACATVPLHANDNPGNIAFILADAGASLLLINRLETWQQIAATGTPLPALRCVVIDDPQQAAISVPTDNEGLPRLVRLQDWLAEAQASAAPAPSSQGPEAQDMAAIVYTSGTTGKPKGVMLSHQNVLSDVKAVLGRVVPTQDDVFLSFLPVSHTFERSCGYYLPMAVASTVVYARSVALLAEDMLSIRPTILVSVPRIYERIYAKVQEKLAKSAFKRALFAAAVSKGWARHCEAHGLVNTDAPQGGWARWLPWSLLQKKVAQPILDLFGGRLRIAVTGGAPIPSMVSHSFLGLGLNMLQGFGMTETSPVLTANSLERNDPSTVGKPLDGMEVRIGENKELQARGPNIMMGYWGRPEDTRLAFTDDGWLRTGDQAELVNGEVRIVGRIKEIIVTATGEKVPPSDIEQALCADPLFEQSFVVGEQQPFIACIAVVNREEWKQLAQGLGLDPDNAVSLQASAVRKAALARIAAQCQGLAKYAVPRAVYLVTEPWNIDNGLMTPTLKLRRPQLMQKFAAEIANIYAK
- a CDS encoding sulfite exporter TauE/SafE family protein — translated: MDTLLIIAIGAALAGFVQGLSGFGYSMTAMALWAWTLEPSLAAVLAVFGGLCGQIIQALKVRRGFDWRMLWPFLLGGLCGLPLGLRLLPMLDAQLFKTVLGALLVIFCPLMAFSHRLGGLASGPLSEGPGRSLANGLAGLVGGAMAALGGFSGVVPTLWCQITGMARDTQRQVIQNFNLTMLAVTFASYVATGLVSQRMLPQLAVALPAMLLPSLWGAKLYERISDIAFKRVVLGLLTLAGLAMLASNWA
- a CDS encoding diguanylate cyclase domain-containing protein — its product is MPSRRPLTLLTAPAMPSNGHALDGAAVGARSLSTYLVLLMLAAALPILAAGIYTVQHVAQSYRDSSLNRMLDITSNLGQAAEADLLSRATMLQAFGAEGNLRNPEALDKWLHLTGMGAHSSLVVMTPGQAQPDTASSHASTSLAIPQALAVEALQGGEPRFSQLFFQNGTPVIAMAVRPRPTSRQVLVLTSPPADMVSTAPSQTSDGVLIAITDGQGQILARSAHAERFIGTTVPDWERLQAVGAHRGSFEAQRADGGQVVFSFYQLPKTPGWVVVAGEPLEAFNARWQRPVIDIVLASLLALAIAGLLCAWVSRQLLRPIRQLTICSRTGASYASSNDDGPVVKVREFEMLRQSLAQSRAQLESTLAAQQQVAAALAASEQRARTLAHAGTSVQWSLDARGRALSIVGWQALGGVPDAQALQLGWLRHIHPDDAAQLQSQTEPCLRDPNHSLDVELRLRTEDGAWRWMRARGAAILDAQQRVSEWLGVLEDVDDRKRAQAEVAYLALHDPLTGLPNRSLLQKPICTPDGTTGALLYLDLDRFKQVNDTHGHATGDALLCAVAQRLRELLRDSDLVVRMGGDEFCIVQKASSAQAAASLAQRVIDRLSADYEIDGHRVRIGVSVGISLLTQPSGTEGPDSLLRKADMALYQAKQQGRGRYAFYTEALAGGSP
- a CDS encoding YbgC/FadM family acyl-CoA thioesterase, whose amino-acid sequence is MSTSQILFDTPAQSLADFRCRSRQRVRWSEVDLQKVVFNAHYLSYVDIAMSEYWRQLAVPYEEGMQRLGGELFLRATQLEFHASARLDDVIDIGLRVAKLGNTSVQYEAAIYCAGSLLATATMVYVFADKAQQPQPLPEAYRSMVQRFEAGKDMVEVTTGSWNVLGQEAMRLRMQVFVREQGIPAEIEADAFDVSSLHAVALNGLGMCVATGRMLPSAQEENRADVMRIGRMAVAKPLRGSSLGRQVLDALVDAAARQGKRQVELHAQRTAENFYLRAGFSVVGEPYEEAGIAHISMCKNLR
- a CDS encoding 2-keto-4-pentenoate hydratase, translated to MMHPVLRFRLSPLWLAAGLAASSGIAQAACLDDAQVAQWLQAYEAKQPVPAAAAMTEADGKCSRNKLNAAWVAQGKKPIGYKAGLTSTAMQKRFQTDKPVWGVLYEGALLPNRSSVPAAFGARPMFEADMLVRVSSSAINRATTPLQVLNNIDRIVPFVELPDLVVENPAQLDGAAVEAMNVGARMGVMGNAMRVPQFRAERYALLNALQSMQVDITDQSGARLGGGRGGDLMGQPLLAVVWLAQALQAEGQRLKVGDWISLGSYSALMPPQPGQQIRVDYKGLPGAEPVELRFE